In the Hordeum vulgare subsp. vulgare chromosome 7H, MorexV3_pseudomolecules_assembly, whole genome shotgun sequence genome, one interval contains:
- the LOC123409647 gene encoding uncharacterized protein LOC123409647 produces the protein MDALESSPPSLRHKLRTTVCSCFGSPSSGGERPHTGVGKSRWRRRVAAAGEFRYDPLSYALNFDDGPSDDSDADADDAAFRHRNFSSRLPPSPTPAP, from the coding sequence ATGGACGCTCTTGAGtcctcgccgccgtcgctgcGCCACAAGCTGCGGACCACCGTATGCAGCTGCTTCGGCTCGCCGAGCAGCGGCGGGGAGAGGCCGCACACCGGGGTCGGCAAGAGCAGGTGGAGGCGACGCGTGGCGGCCGCGGGGGAGTTCCGGTACGACCCGCTCAGCTACGCGCTCAACTTCGACGACGGCCCCAGCGACGACAGCGACGCCGATGCGGACGACGCCGCCTTCCGGCACCGCAACTTCAGCTCGCGCCTGCCGCCCTCCCCGACGCCGGCGCCATAG